A genome region from Plasmodium vivax chromosome 11, whole genome shotgun sequence includes the following:
- a CDS encoding hypothetical protein, conserved (encoded by transcript PVX_113985A) gives MFSKRKVIKRNIRKVTGEDHSNLNVPPDDGGRESSYQEEAPVGRSTTDVCVTKSEAAAPPLPEGGFAIQDDTRVGEPLDEETYEEAYGRGAEQDERNDQLEEGKGPDAPTALHPLLPHSLPPSVPPSQLHLGWTPTQEAATKKGRISSREKKKNEETRKVNRMNTSFHIYSDDEDDCYVALRKRKGLQRGIQSGSIQSGSIHVDDSPNEGNAAKGVEASPVESDAEHREPLPGGLSAREFLIRRYGVDPHQGDANRAAQEEERLPNHEGNAASTKGGQTNAQTYSTQRSGTAPMGDNPFDVDLSGGDASQDRYAHNQRGGCRRGEAATREREEDYQNEGDFQYEGGFPNEEGFQQEEDYQDEEEKRLIERIKLKKQILRKKKKLSDRYSYVLEEGHEGGETAQQFGGRGKMATWGQGGCVVTGDGPLPTGADPLLTGADRLLPGGDPLLSEDDLEVDDIYHYESVSEMKNRLIIKKNKSDEVGSFFGGGAPPEGGHEHEVGSYHADYLKQMQEDDLIRRIVDIKLVSQLKEQKRDVQWGVPPDEGGVSGTFFDGTSKQSNHPVGFNLKKGSSQGDGPPGAPADFPTVNDPGGWHPSESHEGQTGEDEKEWKLTSGHCPNDDAHSSDRMYQDENETLFREIERTFKEHSVCNTQLVEMYKHIGDLFEEYKLRKDESGQVKSLEKIYKKKCIELKDLKRKRTKQLVTCESFFRFFHHMMKLIKVKSNLMNNALVESFEMDVIFFIVYQNLKLYLYREYYENYKLVFAKEYIYNTKYYKRKKEGGKKEVVTLLATDGVVPSGYSTHDYAPVEEHLINEVKHPSGFNDTRVHYLFDGFSSNYSTDSSEDSDWGGTSNGAMQNDQATATQRKKRKEQKEKYFQTGKMKALRRRYLISIRNIFKDVHPHFANFKNAIKYFYLLKLHNEDFYVQHKCMSLFDPIFFFFAKWELLFWDPLYQFYQTRTKKRKLLSLVEDQMAGSLSGQMHAKFVQLHRNEHFVSANSVPRGGKQVLPPVLNWAYADDAANSSFEADAAAPAADPYADASPGDPSTGSETGRSMHSSEVEGASSLSSSSAAVVGGEATLEESPMEGESPVGEKPPIVGESPMGENPPLGREKKYKPAKKRFHNNPSVKSFEWYKFMDELMYIYQVDDEQEVLRKLYEHIFNNKVHELVEAWNPLSLKQSCNLCVILAEYLLYNQDRREVTDMVKEKINNCVFTFFEGYKNISSQKKKNIFLMRCLKILKSARGILSLLSDDALHDFVKNIFYNFVLTNYDYSSKLHNLIVSAVVHIILSLGVPKESKIFEDISSVLCGITDRLRSGDFDYGKFKMEN, from the coding sequence ATGTTTTCGAAGAGAAAAGTAATCAAACGGAACATTCGGAAGGTCACGGGGGAGGACCACTCCAATTTGAATGTGCCCCCCGATGATGGAGGGAGGGAAAGCTCCTACCAGGAAGAAGCCCCAGTGGGGAGGAGCACCACCGACGTATGCGTCACCAAGAGTGAAGCTGCAGCACCGCCCCTCCCCGAAGGGGGATTTGCAATCCAAGACGACACCCGCGTAGGAGAGCCACTCGATGAGGAAACATATGAAGAAGCATATGGGAGGGGAGCTGAGCAGGACGAGCGCAATGACCAATTGGAGGAGGGGAAGGGGCCGGACGCGCCCACCGCGCTACACCCTCTGCTGCCCCATTCGCTACCACCCTCGGTACCCCCATCTCAGTTGCATTTGGGATGGACGCCCACCCAAGAGGCAGCCACCAAGAAGGGAAGAATCAGCAgcagggagaagaagaaaaacgaagAGACGAGGAAGGTTAACAGGATGAACACGAGCTTCCACATCTACAGTGATGATGAAGACGACTGTTATGTGGCCCTTCGGAAGAGGAAGGGTCTACAGAGGGGCATCCAAAGCGGGTCCATTCAAAGCGGGTCCATCCACGTGGATGACTCACCAAACGAGGGGAACGCAGCCAAAGGGGTAGAGGCCAGCCCCGTCGAAAGTGACGCTGAGCACAGGGAACCACTCCCAGGGGGGCTATCCGCACGGGAGTTTCTCATTCGAAGGTACGGGGTAGACCCCCACCAGGGTGATGCCAATCGGGCAgcacaagaagaagaacgtTTGCCTAACCATGAGGGCAATGCTGCAAGCACCAAGGGGGGGCAAACAAACGCACAAACGTACTCCACGCAGAGGAGCGGAACTGCGCCGATGGGAGATAACCCCTTCGATGTGGACCTCAGCGGTGGGGACGCATCTCAAGATAGATACGCTCACAACCAGAGGGGGGGGTgtcgaaggggggaagcagctaCGAGGGAAAGGGAGGAGGACTACCAAAATGAGGGGGACTTCCAATACGAGGGGGGCTTCCCAAACGAGGAGGGCTTCCAACAGGAGGAGGACTACCaagacgaggaggaaaaaagactCATCGAAAGGATAAAGCTGAAGAAACAAATCCtacgaaaaaagaagaagctcaGCGATAGGTACAGCTACGTGCTGGAGGAGGGccacgaggggggggagactGCCCAGCAGTTTggtggaaggggaaaaatggcaacgTGGGGGCAGGGCGGCTGCGTAGTGACGGGAGATGGCCCCCTACCGACGGGAGCTGACCCCCTACTGACGGGAGCTGACCGCCTGCTGCCCGGAGGCGACCCCCTGCTCAGCGAAGACGACTTAGAAGTGGACGACATTTACCACTACGAATCGGTGagcgaaatgaagaacagactcataataaaaaaaaacaaaagtgaCGAGGTGGGGAGCTTCTTTGGAGGGGGAGCACCCCCTGAGGGGGGACACGAACACGAGGTGGGGAGCTACCATGCAGACTACCTAAAACAGATGCAGGAGGATGACCTGATTAGAAGAATCGTAGACATCAAACTCGTTTCGCAGTTAAAGGAACAGAAGAGGGACGTGCAGTGGGGGGTCCCCCCCGATGAGGGTGGCGTAAGCGGTACCTTTTTCGATGGGACGTCTAAGCAGAGTAACCACCCAGTTGGGTTTAACCTGAAGAAGGGTTCTTCGCAAGGCGATGGTCCGCCGGGGGCCCCTGCGGACTTCCCCACAGTGAATGACCCAGGGGGGTGGCATCCAAGCGAGTCGCACGAAGGGCAAACTGGTGAGGATGAAAAGGAGTGGAAGCTCACAAGTGGGCACTGCCCAAACGACGACGCCCACAGCAGCGACCGCATGTACCAAGACGAAAATGAAACCCTCTTCCGTGAAATCGAGAGGACGTTTAAAGAACACTCCGTGTGCAACACGCAACTGGTGGAAATGTATAAACACATCGGGGACCTATTCGAAGAATACAAGTTGCGAAAGGATGAGTCTGGGCAGGTGAAaagtttagaaaaaatttacaagaaAAAGTGCATCGAATTGAAGGACCTCAAAAGAAAGAGAACGAAGCAACTTGTCACTTGCGAAAGCTTCTTCAGGTTCTTCCATCATATGATGAAGCTCATCAAGGTGAAGAGCAACCTGATGAACAACGCGCTAGTAGAGTCCTTCGAGATggatgtcattttttttatcgtttaCCAAAATTTGAAGCTGTATCTTTATAGGGAATACTACGAAAATTACAAACTCGTTTTTGCAAAGgagtatatttataatacgAAGTATTacaagaggaagaaagagGGGGGCAAGAAGGAGGTGGTCACCCTGTTGGCAACGGATGGGGTGGTTCCTAGCGGCTACTCTACACACGACTATGCACCTGTGGAGGAGCACCTCATCAATGAGGTGAAACACCCCAGTGGGTTCAACGACACACGTGTGCACTACCTGTTCGATGGGTTCTCCAGCAATTACTCAACCGACTCGTCGGAGGACTCCGATTGGGGGGGGACCTCAAACGGGGCTATGCAGAATGACCAGGCAACTGCAAcgcaaaggaagaagcggaaggaaCAGAAGGAGAAGTACTTCCAAACAGGTAAGATGAAAGCATTAAGGAGGAGGTACCTCATATCCATCAGGAACATCTTCAAAGATGTgcacccccattttgcaaactttaaaaatgccatcaaatatttttacctgCTCAAATTACACAACGAAGATTTTTACGTACAGCATAAGTGCATGTCCCTATTCgatcccattttttttttttttgcaaaatgggagttGCTGTTTTGGGATCCTCTCTACCAATTTTATCAAACGAGAactaaaaaaaggaagctaCTCTCCTTGGTCGAAGATCAAATGGCGGGGAGCCTCTCCGGGCAGATGCATGCCAAGTTTGTGCAGTTACACAGAAATGAACACTTCGTCAGCGCCAATAGCGTGccgcgaggggggaagcaggtCCTACCCCCTGTGCTGAATTGGGCATACGCAGATGATGCCGCCAATTCGTCGTTTGAGGCGGACGCAGCAGCTCCCGCGGCGGATCCCTACGCGGATGCCTCCCCGGGGGACCCATCGACCGGAAGCGAGACCGGGCGGAGCATGCACTCGTCAGAGGTGGAGGGCGCGTCTTCCCTCTCCAGTTCGAGTGCAGCCGTAGTGGGAGGAGAGGCAACACTGGAAGAATCGCCAATGGAGGGAGAATCGCCAGTCGGGGAAAAACCGCCAATTGTGGGTGAATCGCCAAtgggggagaacccccccctggggagagaaaaaaaatacaaacccGCGAAGAAACGCTTCCACAACAACCCCAGCGTAAAGAGCTTCGAGTGGTACAAATTTATGGACGAGCTGATGTACATCTACCAAGTGGACGACGAACAGGAGGTCCTCCGAAAATTGTACgagcatatttttaacaacaaGGTGCACGAACTAGTGGAGGCATGGAACCCCCTATCTCTGAAGCAAAGCTGCAATTTGTGTGTAATCCTCGCGGAGTACCTCCTATACAATCAGGACCGCAGAGAAGTCACCGACatggtgaaggagaagataAACAACTGcgtatttacatttttcgagggatataaaaatataagcagccaaaaaaaaaaaaacattttcctaATGAGGTGTTTGAAGATATTAAAAAGTGCGAGGGGCATCCTTTCTTTGCTGAGTGACGATGCCCTTCAcgattttgttaaaaatattttttacaactttgtCCTCACGAATTACGATTATTCCAGCAAATTGCACAACTTGATTGTGTCAGCTGTGGTGCATATAATCCTCTCGCTGGGTGTCCCAAAGGAGAGCAAAATTTTCGAAGACATTTCGAGTGTGCTGTGTGGCATCACGGATAGGCTGCGCTCCGGCGACTTCGACTACGGGAAGTTCAAGATGGAAAATTAG